In Thermosynechococcus sichuanensis E542, a single genomic region encodes these proteins:
- the scpB gene encoding SMC-Scp complex subunit ScpB, whose translation MQGDDDRRELTMRVEAILYLKAQPLTLAELATLAGTTPENIELALIELLNDYAHRQTALEIVQIDDKYSLQLKPAFQELVQALVPVELGVAAQRTLALIAFRGPIRQPEVIELRGSSAYQHIQELLTLGFIQRRRDHQSRSYILQVTERFHQYFQVDQLPTIGEEMADDSHTH comes from the coding sequence ATGCAAGGGGACGACGACCGGCGTGAATTAACGATGCGGGTGGAGGCGATTCTATACCTGAAGGCACAGCCCCTCACCCTTGCTGAACTAGCAACCCTTGCCGGCACTACCCCTGAGAATATTGAACTGGCACTGATTGAGCTACTCAATGACTATGCCCATCGCCAAACCGCCCTTGAAATTGTCCAAATTGATGATAAATACAGCCTGCAACTCAAGCCCGCCTTTCAAGAACTGGTGCAGGCCCTTGTCCCCGTTGAATTGGGGGTTGCGGCACAGCGCACACTAGCCCTGATTGCTTTTCGTGGCCCCATTCGCCAACCAGAGGTGATTGAACTGCGGGGTTCTAGCGCCTACCAACACATTCAGGAACTTCTTACCCTTGGGTTTATTCAGCGGCGGCGGGATCACCAAAGTCGCTCCTACATCCTCCAAGTCACTGAGCGCTTTCACCAGTATTTCCAGGTGGATCAACTGCCAACTATTGGGGAAGAGATGGCGGACGATTCACATACTCACTGA
- a CDS encoding gamma carbonic anhydrase family protein, which produces MVITAPSAFWPPVASDRAAFIAPNATLVGDVRLGEGCSVWYGAVLRGDVEYIEIGAHTNVQDGAILHGDPGQPTILGEEVTVGHRAVIHGATVEDGCLIGIGAVILNGVRVGAGSIVGAGAVVSKDVPPRSLVVGIPAKVVREVSDTEAADLRQHARKYEQLAHVHNGTGTDLGFHP; this is translated from the coding sequence ATGGTCATCACTGCCCCTAGTGCCTTTTGGCCCCCCGTTGCCAGCGATCGCGCTGCCTTTATTGCCCCCAATGCCACCCTTGTTGGGGATGTGCGTCTCGGTGAGGGCTGTAGCGTTTGGTATGGCGCCGTTTTGCGCGGTGATGTCGAGTACATCGAGATTGGTGCCCACACCAATGTTCAAGATGGCGCCATTCTCCATGGGGATCCGGGGCAACCCACGATCCTTGGTGAAGAGGTCACCGTCGGGCATCGCGCGGTCATCCACGGAGCAACCGTTGAAGACGGCTGCTTGATTGGCATTGGTGCTGTGATTCTCAATGGTGTTCGGGTGGGCGCTGGCAGTATTGTTGGTGCCGGGGCAGTGGTCAGCAAAGATGTGCCGCCGCGCTCTTTGGTTGTGGGCATTCCCGCTAAAGTGGTGCGAGAAGTGAGTGACACTGAAGCCGCCGATCTGCGTCAGCATGCCCGCAAGTATGAACAGCTTGCCCATGTCCACAATGGCACAGGCACCGATTTAGGATTCCATCCCTAG
- a CDS encoding FHA domain-containing protein, producing MVPQYPQLVISTEASTYIVPLTQGNSWVIGRGKDCTIVLADRWSSRRHAMIQRLDNDDYYLIDLGSRNGCVLNGQMIQVPTLLKTGDRFIIGKTTLEFRTDEAVSTTPPDVPLALQPTILIIQPPGIQVQIWQELLRSQGLEVIVESGQINSRRIISDVVTVMQRNPDLLLLDSQLETPDIGNLLNWIKATYPRLRSFIIDRYDNHISPMQRQWAVEHGAIDWLPALPDENLTMFGAEIAAQLRRILKALGRTKLEQEKLAVALLNLQLATNDDLPSQLLSEYVNRPPSLPQ from the coding sequence TTGGTACCACAGTATCCACAATTGGTCATCTCCACGGAGGCCAGCACCTATATCGTCCCTCTTACCCAAGGCAATTCATGGGTGATTGGTCGGGGCAAAGACTGCACAATTGTTTTGGCGGATCGCTGGTCTTCCCGTCGCCATGCTATGATCCAGCGTCTGGATAATGATGATTATTATCTCATTGATTTGGGGAGTCGCAATGGCTGTGTGCTGAATGGTCAAATGATTCAGGTGCCAACGCTTCTCAAAACCGGCGATCGCTTTATTATCGGCAAAACAACCCTTGAATTTCGTACGGATGAGGCTGTCTCCACCACCCCGCCGGATGTTCCTCTTGCCCTGCAACCGACGATTCTGATCATTCAACCCCCCGGCATTCAAGTACAAATTTGGCAAGAATTGCTGCGGAGTCAGGGGCTAGAAGTTATTGTAGAGTCAGGGCAAATCAATAGCCGCCGCATTATTAGTGATGTTGTCACCGTGATGCAGCGCAACCCTGATCTGTTGCTCCTTGATTCGCAACTGGAAACCCCGGATATTGGTAACCTTTTGAATTGGATCAAGGCGACCTATCCTAGGCTGCGCAGTTTCATTATTGACCGCTACGACAACCACATTTCCCCCATGCAGCGACAATGGGCAGTAGAACATGGAGCAATTGATTGGCTCCCCGCACTACCCGATGAAAATCTGACAATGTTTGGGGCGGAAATTGCGGCTCAGTTGCGGCGCATTCTCAAGGCCTTGGGGCGCACCAAACTAGAGCAAGAGAAGCTCGCAGTCGCCCTTTTGAATCTGCAATTGGCGACCAATGATGATTTGCCCTCTCAGTTGCTCAGTGAGTATGTGAATCGTCCGCCATCTCTTCCCCAATAG
- a CDS encoding late competence development ComFB family protein: MGIQEIVEQALRNGYLTPTQEAEVGRICDKATELSVEDYMALDRLMGALLTGQVVAVPRKQFINVMEELVLTEAITRIAAIEAEQECALDLGDIAAYALNRLPPLYATTEEGAQYQRQRAEEELMDLIRTQVQEAINHSMARPQFHPERSAIGKTSGKEVFTQVSSLLQAYANDYERPKGESAR, translated from the coding sequence ATGGGGATTCAAGAGATTGTTGAACAAGCACTGCGCAACGGCTATCTAACGCCAACGCAAGAAGCAGAAGTAGGACGCATTTGCGACAAAGCCACAGAACTCTCCGTGGAAGATTACATGGCGTTGGATCGTCTCATGGGTGCCCTGTTGACGGGGCAAGTGGTGGCTGTCCCCCGCAAACAATTTATCAACGTCATGGAAGAACTGGTGCTTACCGAGGCAATTACCCGCATTGCTGCCATCGAAGCGGAGCAAGAGTGTGCCCTTGATTTGGGAGATATTGCTGCCTATGCCCTCAACCGCCTCCCCCCACTCTATGCCACAACCGAAGAGGGGGCGCAGTATCAGCGCCAGCGTGCCGAAGAGGAACTCATGGATCTAATTCGCACCCAAGTGCAAGAGGCCATTAACCACAGCATGGCACGGCCACAGTTTCATCCGGAGCGATCGGCCATTGGCAAAACCTCCGGCAAAGAGGTGTTTACCCAAGTCAGCTCTCTACTGCAAGCCTACGCCAATGACTATGAGCGTCCCAAGGGAGAGTCAGCACGGTGA
- a CDS encoding PRC-barrel domain-containing protein — protein sequence MTISAQLLQRADLIGTQVITRDTGRKLGVINQVWVDIDQRQVVALGVRNTLFTGEQRYILLDSIRQIGDVILVEHDDDVTEALNTYNYSTLIDSEIVTETGEVLGRVRGFKFDPETGDITDLILASIGLPWIPAQLISTYELPIEEIVSTGPDRIIVFEGAETRLRQLTVGLLERVGLGAPPWESDEDEYYQPITPSSNQLPSGARSPVYPPQRSRSDYEADWETAPRRRRRQPEYVEYEEEEYEYEEHPRSRQVKPPAQAMPIELPESEPTADPWEEPQPIRLEQRQKQEEYDHE from the coding sequence GACCATATCGGCGCAATTGCTGCAACGGGCAGATTTGATCGGTACACAGGTAATTACCCGTGATACTGGTCGGAAGTTAGGCGTCATTAATCAGGTTTGGGTCGATATTGACCAGCGGCAAGTGGTGGCCTTGGGGGTACGCAATACCCTCTTTACCGGCGAGCAACGCTACATTCTTCTCGACAGCATTCGCCAAATTGGCGATGTCATTCTCGTTGAGCATGATGATGATGTCACTGAGGCTCTCAATACCTACAACTACAGCACGCTGATTGATAGTGAAATAGTCACCGAAACCGGCGAAGTGCTGGGTAGGGTACGGGGCTTCAAGTTTGATCCCGAAACGGGCGACATTACAGACTTGATTTTGGCTTCTATTGGCTTGCCTTGGATTCCGGCTCAACTGATTAGCACCTACGAGTTGCCCATTGAGGAAATTGTCAGCACGGGGCCTGATCGCATTATTGTCTTTGAAGGGGCAGAAACCCGCCTGCGGCAATTAACCGTGGGTCTCTTAGAACGGGTCGGCTTGGGGGCACCCCCTTGGGAAAGCGACGAGGACGAGTACTATCAACCCATTACACCGAGCAGTAATCAATTGCCCTCCGGGGCGCGATCGCCCGTCTATCCCCCCCAACGCAGCCGCAGTGATTACGAAGCCGATTGGGAAACCGCTCCCCGTCGTCGCCGTCGCCAGCCGGAGTATGTGGAGTATGAGGAGGAGGAGTATGAGTACGAAGAGCATCCCCGCTCGCGTCAAGTCAAGCCCCCTGCTCAAGCCATGCCTATAGAACTGCCGGAATCGGAACCTACTGCCGATCCTTGGGAAGAACCACAACCCATTCGCCTTGAGCAGCGGCAAAAGCAAGAGGAATACGATCACGAATAG
- the cimA gene encoding citramalate synthase, translating to MKIWLYDTTLRDGAQREGLSLSLEDKLRIARQLDRLGIPFIEGGWPGANPKDVQFFWQLQETPLQQAEIVAFCATRRPGRKAAEEPMFEPILAAGTRWVTLFGKSWDLHVIEGLKTTLVENCAMIADSIQFLKSQGRRVIYDAEHWFDGYLANPEYALQTLETALAAGAEWLVLCDTNGGCLPHQIQAVVKEVMAHFGGLDCLGIHTHNDAGTAVANALAAVQSGVRMVQGTINGYGERCGNANLCTLIPNLQLKLGYDCVTPEQLATLTEVSRHVSEIVNLAPDDHAPYVGLSAFAHKGGIHVSAVQRNPRTYEHIEPHLVGNQRRIIISEQAGISNILAKTSELGFELDRQHPLSRTILERIKHLESEGYQFEAAEASFELLIQEILGQRQRPFTLKGFDVFCRTDSRQLEVTIRSQSLATVKVEVNGEEMLTAAEGNGPVSALDQALRKALMSFYPEIAEFHLTDYKVRILDGHAGTAAKTRVLVESSNGRDRWTTVGVSANIIEASYQAVAEALEYGLQRSRRSQLSPLVAS from the coding sequence GTGAAAATTTGGCTATACGATACCACCCTCCGCGATGGCGCCCAGCGGGAAGGTCTCTCCCTCTCCCTTGAAGATAAACTGCGGATTGCCCGCCAACTGGATCGCTTAGGGATTCCCTTTATTGAGGGAGGGTGGCCAGGGGCCAATCCCAAGGATGTACAGTTTTTTTGGCAGTTGCAGGAGACACCCCTCCAACAGGCAGAAATCGTTGCCTTTTGTGCCACTCGCCGCCCTGGTCGCAAAGCCGCAGAAGAGCCAATGTTTGAGCCGATCCTAGCCGCCGGTACTCGCTGGGTGACGCTCTTCGGTAAATCTTGGGATCTCCATGTCATAGAGGGTCTCAAGACCACATTGGTGGAAAACTGCGCCATGATTGCCGACTCCATCCAGTTCCTCAAATCTCAAGGACGGCGGGTGATTTACGATGCTGAGCATTGGTTTGATGGCTACCTTGCCAATCCAGAGTATGCCCTACAAACCCTTGAAACGGCTTTGGCGGCTGGAGCAGAATGGCTGGTTTTGTGTGATACCAATGGCGGTTGCTTACCCCATCAAATTCAGGCGGTAGTGAAAGAGGTGATGGCGCACTTTGGCGGCCTTGATTGCCTAGGGATCCACACCCACAATGATGCGGGGACGGCAGTGGCCAATGCTCTGGCGGCGGTGCAAAGCGGTGTGCGGATGGTGCAGGGAACCATCAATGGCTATGGCGAGCGCTGCGGCAATGCCAATCTGTGTACGCTGATTCCCAATCTGCAATTGAAACTCGGCTATGACTGTGTCACCCCAGAGCAGTTGGCGACACTAACGGAAGTCAGCCGCCATGTGAGTGAAATTGTCAATCTTGCCCCCGATGATCACGCGCCCTATGTGGGTCTATCCGCCTTTGCCCATAAGGGGGGCATCCATGTCAGTGCTGTGCAGCGCAACCCTCGTACCTATGAGCATATTGAGCCGCATTTGGTGGGCAATCAACGGCGGATTATTATTTCTGAGCAGGCGGGCATCAGCAATATTTTGGCGAAAACCAGTGAACTTGGCTTTGAGTTGGATCGGCAGCATCCCCTGAGTCGAACAATTTTGGAGCGGATTAAGCATCTCGAAAGCGAAGGCTATCAATTTGAAGCGGCAGAGGCCAGCTTTGAACTGCTGATTCAGGAGATCCTAGGACAACGCCAGCGACCCTTTACCCTCAAGGGCTTTGATGTTTTTTGCCGCACGGATTCACGCCAACTGGAAGTCACGATTCGCAGCCAGTCTCTGGCCACGGTCAAAGTGGAAGTGAATGGTGAGGAGATGCTCACGGCGGCGGAGGGCAATGGCCCCGTCTCTGCCTTGGATCAGGCGCTGCGTAAGGCCTTAATGTCTTTCTATCCAGAGATTGCCGAGTTTCACCTGACGGACTACAAGGTGCGGATTTTAGATGGCCATGCCGGCACGGCGGCGAAAACACGGGTACTGGTGGAATCCAGTAATGGGCGCGATCGCTGGACTACAGTCGGCGTTTCTGCCAATATCATTGAAGCCTCCTACCAAGCAGTTGCCGAAGCCCTTGAATATGGCCTCCAGCGCAGTCGCCGCTCCCAGCTTTCCCCTTTGGTGGCCTCTTAG
- a CDS encoding DUF4335 domain-containing protein, with product MLLQRQYSLPNCTLRIEGLSSQVGAEQLDIVTLCEWEIIGQNQRIKGGKEFLVALLNSVPAAAQTWLSGVKLRRSPQYPIQVEIEAFNQVSLHIPRKLLQASPEENSESPTSDEAGETVAVHLTWLQLADLVEALDQLCSDGQTLPTLIPTFHSLPRRAIAPAVPLRKQLMPLGIGAASLAVMAAIFFHLPVPERRPPREEALPPTPEAVTPSPAPTTPETPNP from the coding sequence ATGCTGCTGCAACGCCAGTATTCATTGCCCAATTGCACACTGCGCATTGAAGGACTCAGCAGTCAAGTCGGGGCAGAGCAGTTGGATATTGTCACCCTTTGCGAGTGGGAAATTATTGGCCAGAATCAGCGGATCAAAGGGGGCAAAGAATTCCTTGTGGCGTTGCTCAATAGTGTGCCAGCGGCAGCGCAAACATGGTTGAGTGGTGTCAAATTGCGGCGATCGCCCCAGTACCCAATTCAGGTCGAAATTGAGGCCTTTAATCAGGTGTCTCTCCATATTCCCCGCAAGCTGCTGCAAGCCTCCCCGGAAGAGAATTCAGAATCACCCACCAGCGATGAAGCAGGGGAAACCGTCGCAGTGCATCTCACATGGTTGCAACTGGCGGACTTAGTGGAGGCGCTGGATCAGCTCTGTAGTGATGGCCAAACGCTGCCTACGCTCATCCCCACATTCCATTCCCTCCCGCGGCGGGCGATCGCCCCTGCTGTGCCTTTGCGCAAACAACTAATGCCCTTGGGAATTGGCGCCGCTAGCTTAGCTGTTATGGCTGCGATCTTTTTCCATCTACCGGTGCCCGAACGTCGTCCCCCCCGCGAGGAAGCCCTGCCCCCCACCCCCGAAGCCGTTACACCCTCACCGGCACCCACGACACCGGAAACTCCCAATCCTTAG
- the cysE gene encoding serine O-acetyltransferase has product MLSTLKADFQIIFERDPAARNWLEVVFCYPGLQAIVLHRLSHWLWRRGIPFVPRFISHIARLLTGIEIHPGATIGKGVFIDHGMGVVIGETAIVGDYCLIYQGVTLGGTGKETGKRHPTLGENVVVGAGAKVLGNLRIGDNVRIGAGSVVLRDVPSDCTVVGIPGRIVYRAGAKIAPLEHGQLPDSEAEAIRYLLDRIELLEKQVQALQQQQKVPVLVQGDAQLSQGQACRLSDRPIEEFLNGSGI; this is encoded by the coding sequence GTGCTCAGCACCCTCAAAGCAGATTTCCAAATTATCTTTGAGCGGGATCCCGCTGCCCGCAATTGGTTAGAGGTTGTTTTTTGCTATCCCGGACTTCAGGCCATTGTTCTGCATCGGTTGAGCCACTGGCTTTGGCGGCGGGGTATTCCCTTTGTCCCCCGCTTCATTTCCCACATTGCCCGTCTCCTGACAGGAATTGAAATTCACCCCGGCGCGACGATTGGCAAGGGTGTTTTTATTGATCACGGCATGGGGGTAGTGATTGGTGAGACGGCCATTGTTGGCGATTATTGTTTGATCTATCAGGGGGTCACCCTCGGCGGTACGGGTAAGGAAACGGGAAAGCGGCACCCCACCCTCGGTGAAAATGTGGTTGTCGGTGCAGGGGCAAAGGTGTTGGGCAACCTGAGGATTGGGGACAATGTGCGCATTGGCGCGGGGTCTGTGGTCTTACGGGATGTGCCCTCGGATTGTACAGTGGTGGGGATTCCCGGGCGGATTGTCTATCGTGCTGGCGCTAAAATTGCCCCCTTGGAACATGGTCAACTCCCTGACTCTGAGGCCGAAGCAATTCGCTATCTCTTGGATCGCATTGAACTTCTAGAAAAACAAGTGCAAGCGCTGCAACAGCAGCAAAAGGTGCCTGTTCTTGTTCAAGGAGATGCTCAACTCTCCCAAGGTCAAGCCTGCCGCCTCAGCGATCGCCCCATTGAAGAGTTTCTCAACGGCTCTGGTATCTAG
- a CDS encoding DciA family protein produces MAYTPLATVLQQWQQAAEWQQPQQFLRLLEHWPKLVGAIVAEHTVPLELTGQGVLLVAVASSTWAHHLMFSRSPLMAKIQQTLGIPLSDIRFSHRDWHSQRSAIAPHDPLPKVGDLPKVPPAATPQEAFQRWQAQVRQRSRDCPLCPRCQCPTPIKELQRWGLCGLCSTRPA; encoded by the coding sequence ATGGCCTATACCCCACTGGCCACGGTACTTCAGCAATGGCAGCAGGCTGCGGAGTGGCAGCAGCCACAGCAGTTCTTGCGTCTCTTGGAGCATTGGCCAAAGCTGGTGGGGGCAATTGTAGCAGAGCACACTGTGCCGTTGGAACTGACAGGTCAAGGGGTTTTGCTAGTGGCCGTTGCCAGTAGTACTTGGGCACATCATCTGATGTTCTCGCGATCGCCCCTGATGGCTAAAATTCAGCAGACCCTAGGCATTCCTCTCAGTGATATTCGCTTTTCCCATCGGGATTGGCACTCCCAACGCTCAGCGATAGCGCCCCATGACCCTCTGCCGAAAGTGGGTGATCTGCCCAAAGTCCCTCCTGCGGCCACTCCCCAAGAGGCCTTTCAAAGATGGCAAGCCCAAGTGCGCCAGCGATCGCGGGACTGTCCCCTCTGCCCCCGCTGTCAGTGCCCTACGCCCATCAAGGAGTTGCAGCGCTGGGGACTCTGTGGGCTGTGTTCTACGCGACCCGCCTAG
- a CDS encoding beta-ketoacyl-ACP synthase III codes for MTVQGVKFSGVGAVTPRQCLTNAHLSVLVDTSDEWIQSRTGIQERHVAAPDQCLVDLASEAAGAALQMAGLEPTAVDLIILATSTPDDLFGTACLVQTRIGAVNAVAFDLTAACSGFLFALVTAAQYLRTGAYRSALVIGGDILSRWVDWGDRRTCILFGDGAGAMVLQASNVDQLLSFELRSDGRLNEHLTLAFTGTPHTLGDNLAIAQGGFAPIAMNGREVYRFAVTQVPEVIEKALHRAGCTVEDIDWLVLHQANQRILDAVAERLGIPQEKVISNVGQCGNTSAASIPLALSEPIQQGHIQPGDLIATAGFGAGLTWGAALFRWQ; via the coding sequence GTGACTGTGCAGGGCGTTAAATTTAGCGGCGTAGGTGCGGTAACCCCCCGTCAATGCCTGACCAATGCCCACCTCAGTGTCCTTGTGGATACTTCTGATGAGTGGATTCAATCCCGTACGGGCATTCAAGAACGGCACGTAGCAGCTCCTGACCAGTGCCTTGTGGATTTGGCCAGCGAAGCGGCGGGTGCAGCCCTACAGATGGCAGGACTAGAACCCACAGCGGTAGATTTGATTATCTTGGCCACTTCGACGCCGGATGATCTCTTTGGCACCGCCTGCTTGGTGCAAACTCGCATTGGTGCGGTAAATGCCGTGGCCTTTGACTTAACGGCTGCCTGTTCCGGCTTTCTCTTTGCCTTGGTGACGGCTGCCCAGTATTTGCGCACGGGTGCTTATCGCAGTGCCCTAGTTATTGGTGGCGATATTCTCTCTCGTTGGGTGGATTGGGGCGATCGCCGCACCTGCATTCTCTTTGGTGATGGCGCCGGTGCGATGGTTTTGCAAGCGAGTAACGTGGATCAGCTCCTGAGCTTTGAATTGCGCAGTGATGGTCGCCTCAATGAGCACCTCACCCTTGCGTTTACGGGAACGCCCCACACTTTAGGGGACAATCTCGCGATCGCCCAAGGGGGATTTGCCCCCATTGCCATGAATGGTCGTGAAGTTTATCGCTTTGCCGTCACCCAAGTTCCCGAGGTCATTGAGAAAGCCCTGCACCGCGCGGGGTGTACGGTTGAAGACATTGACTGGCTAGTGTTGCATCAAGCAAATCAACGCATCCTTGATGCTGTGGCTGAGCGTTTGGGGATTCCTCAGGAGAAAGTGATTAGCAATGTGGGTCAGTGTGGCAATACCTCCGCCGCCTCAATTCCCCTTGCCCTGAGTGAACCGATTCAACAGGGGCATATTCAACCCGGAGATTTAATTGCCACCGCTGGTTTCGGTGCCGGTTTAACTTGGGGAGCTGCCCTGTTCCGCTGGCAATAG
- the plsX gene encoding phosphate acyltransferase PlsX yields the protein MTRARIAVDAMGGDYAPDEIVAGALRASEELDADILLVGDPVPIQRYLKEHAPTAKPQIVEAGDVVAMGEEPLTALKKKPKASINVAMDLVKAGAADAVVSAGHSGAAMAAALLRLGRLPGIDRPAIGAVLPTLIPGKSVLVLDVGANVDCRPKYLEQFAVMGSIYSQYVLDVEDPKVGLLNIGEEDCKGNDLALKAHQLLRQNRQISFLGNAEGRDVLSGQFDVVVCDGFIGNVLLKFAESLGSVLLQILREELPRGWRGQLGTALLRPNLRKIKQRIDHAEHGGGLLLGVDGICIISHGSSQAPSIFNAIRLAKEAVDHRVSERIQACYQQAVAVEDQA from the coding sequence ATGACTCGTGCACGGATTGCTGTGGATGCCATGGGGGGGGACTATGCTCCCGATGAGATTGTTGCCGGTGCCCTCAGAGCCAGTGAAGAATTAGATGCCGATATTCTCCTTGTGGGTGATCCGGTGCCCATTCAGCGCTACCTCAAGGAACATGCCCCCACAGCCAAGCCCCAAATTGTTGAAGCCGGTGATGTTGTGGCAATGGGGGAAGAACCCCTGACCGCCCTGAAAAAGAAACCCAAGGCCTCAATCAACGTGGCAATGGATCTGGTCAAAGCAGGTGCGGCTGATGCAGTTGTTTCCGCTGGTCACTCAGGGGCAGCAATGGCTGCGGCACTATTGCGCTTAGGCCGACTCCCTGGGATCGATCGCCCCGCCATTGGTGCAGTTTTACCCACCCTCATCCCCGGCAAATCTGTTCTTGTGCTCGATGTCGGTGCTAATGTGGACTGCCGCCCCAAATACCTTGAGCAATTTGCGGTCATGGGTTCGATTTACAGCCAGTACGTTTTGGATGTCGAAGATCCCAAGGTGGGCTTGCTCAACATCGGGGAAGAGGACTGCAAAGGCAATGATCTAGCCCTGAAGGCACACCAACTCCTGCGGCAAAATCGCCAAATCTCCTTTTTAGGCAATGCCGAAGGCCGCGATGTCCTGTCGGGGCAATTTGATGTCGTGGTTTGTGATGGCTTTATCGGCAACGTTCTGCTCAAATTTGCTGAATCCTTGGGGAGCGTTCTGCTTCAAATTCTCCGCGAAGAGCTACCTCGGGGCTGGCGGGGGCAACTGGGTACGGCGCTGCTGCGTCCCAATCTCCGCAAAATTAAGCAGCGCATTGATCATGCGGAACATGGGGGGGGTCTGCTGTTGGGGGTGGATGGCATCTGTATCATTAGCCACGGCAGCTCCCAAGCGCCCTCGATTTTTAATGCCATTCGTTTAGCCAAGGAAGCGGTGGATCATCGCGTTTCAGAGCGGATTCAGGCCTGTTACCAGCAGGCCGTTGCCGTTGAGGATCAGGCTTAG